The following are encoded together in the Ovis aries strain OAR_USU_Benz2616 breed Rambouillet chromosome 15, ARS-UI_Ramb_v3.0, whole genome shotgun sequence genome:
- the LOC121816659 gene encoding skin secretory protein xP2-like: protein MERDGSRDSADLCGSQCVCEREKDARAKWRDEDEVRTETEETDKASSSLVAQVSPVLSYRVDPTPAPARPHALILPAAANTAPRPGPTSADPRGCPAGAPRARSAGGEGAASERASEGGAGKVFHEAVAFFHLVFSSLTRVPAPVRVQAGGASTGSPSARGAGTPEPGAGRGAVPAPAHGCSRPARTPSRRAQLARGPSAALCCAPPPPEPGSC from the exons atggagagagatgGAAGCCGAGACAGCGCAGACTTGTGCGGaagccagtgtgtgtgtgagcgagAAAAGGATGCGCGAGCGAAGTGGAGAGATGAGGACGAAGTGAGGACGGAGACCGAGGAGACTGACAAGGCCTCATCCTCGCTCGTGGCCCAAGTGTCCCCGGTTCTCTCCTACAGGGTCGATCCCACACCGGCCCCCGCGCGGCCGCACGCCCTCATCCTCCCCGCGGCCGCCAACACAGCGCCCCGCCCCGGGCCGACCTCCGCCGACCCCCGCGGCTGCCCGGCCGGCGCCCCGCGCGCCCGGAGCGCTGGGGGGGAGGGAGcagcgagcgagcgagcgagcgaggGAGGGGCT GGAAAAGTGTTCCACGAAGCGGTAGCGTTTTTCCATCTCGTCTTTTCCTCGCTGACCCGGGTCCCGGCTCCCGTCCGGGTGCAAGCTGGTGGGGCGAGCACTGGGAGCCCCTCTGCGCGGGGCGCGGGGACCCCGGAGCCGGGCGCGGGGCGTGGGGCCGTTCCCGCGCCGGCACATGGCTGCAGCCGCCCCGCGCGCACCCCGAGTCGCCGCGCCCAGCTCGCCAGAGGTCCGTCGGCTGCTCTGTGCTGCGCCCCGCCGCCACCGGAGCCAGGCAGCTGCTGA